A segment of the Candidatus Izimaplasma bacterium HR1 genome:
TATTCTTGCACTTCCACCAACAAGGACTTTCTTAATTTCATTATCTTTTATTTCTAACTTAGTTATTATTTCACTAGGTAAGTCCATTGCATATCCTTGTCTTAAAACATATTTTTCTTTTTTATTAGCATGTTTATAGATGTAACAACCAAGCGCTCCATTAGAAGTTCCTGTTGCACTTTCTTCTTTTATTCCTACTACTGGAGCGAAGTTTCTACCGTATGCATCACAGTCTTCAGCGAGAGTAAAAGCATGAATACCAATTACATTATGTCTAATTGAAACCTCAATTATTTCTTCAAAATTAGGCTTCAATTTGTTTAGTGTTTTTGTGTCTTTTACAGGAAGAAATATTTCTTTGATTCCTGTTGAAACTATTTGAATAGGTAAGTCATCGTTAGTGTAATGACTATTGCTAAAACAAGTACTAATATCCGAATAACTAAGTTCCTCATAAAACTCAGGAAGAACTTGTTCCATAAATACTTCATCTTTTTTGATTATAAGTTTCAATACACCCGCTTTTGTTTCTTGAGTATATGTCCCAACTTCAATAACTTTTAGATCCCTCAAAAGATTAAAAGTAGCTATAGTAGCGTGACCACATAAATCAACTTCATTAGTAGGAGTAAAGAATCTAACTCTAAAATCAGCAACATCACTTTTCATCACAAATGCAGTCTCACTAAAACCAACATCTTTAGCAATCTTTTTCATTTCTTTTTCTGTAAGATTATCAGCATCTAAATATACACCTGCCTTATTCCCACCATACTCTGTTTTAGGAAAAGCAGTTAAAAGATATAATGACATAT
Coding sequences within it:
- the yddE gene encoding putative isomerase YddE, whose amino-acid sequence is MSLYLLTAFPKTEYGGNKAGVYLDADNLTEKEMKKIAKDVGFSETAFVMKSDVADFRVRFFTPTNEVDLCGHATIATFNLLRDLKVIEVGTYTQETKAGVLKLIIKKDEVFMEQVLPEFYEELSYSDISTCFSNSHYTNDDLPIQIVSTGIKEIFLPVKDTKTLNKLKPNFEEIIEVSIRHNVIGIHAFTLAEDCDAYGRNFAPVVGIKEESATGTSNGALGCYIYKHANKKEKYVLRQGYAMDLPSEIITKLEIKDNEIKKVLVGGSARIIKE